The window GGTCTTGGCTGCATATAAGGCAATCGCTGCGGCATTGGAGACATTGAGGGAGCCAAAGACACCGGCTGCGGGTATGCGGGCGATGGTATCGCAGGTTTCGCGGGTCAGCGCGCGCAGGCCCGGGCCCTCGGAGCCGAGGATCAGGGCAAGCGGTCGATCCGCCGCCGCAACGCAGGCGGGGCCGATTTCCTCGTCTCCGTCGCCATCCAGTCCGATCAGGGTATATCCCATTTCCCTGAGGCTGGTCATGGCGCTGGCGAGATTGGGAATGCGCAGGTAGGGCTGGCGTTCCAGCGCACCACTCGCGGTTTTGGCAAGTGCGCCGGTTTCGGGAGCGGAGTGACGATGGGGCGCGATGACAGCGCGCGCACCAAACACCTCCGCCGACCGGAGAACGGCGCCGACGTTGTGCGGGTCCGACACACGATCAAGCAACAGCACGAGCGGTGCGCCGCCGCGCGGGGCGCATTGCTCCGACACCGAGCCCCAATCCAGCGGGTCGACCTCAAGGGCCGCGCCCTGGTGCACCGACTGCGGATCAATCGGCGCAGAGAATTTGCGGGCATCTGCGATTTCCGGCTCCATGCCGGACGCCGTGATGGCTTCGCCGAGCCGATCGGCCGCGTTCTTCGTCACGATGAGTCGATGGCGGTTGCGCGCCGGGTTGAGCAGTGCGTCGCGTACGGAATGGATACCGAACAGCCACAAAGTGTCGTCGCCTTGACGTTTGGCGCGTTCTCGCTCAACTATCCATTTGGGTTTCTTGGACTGTCTGGGGGCCATGTTATTTCCCTTCTTGCGCGTATGGCGTTTGGTTGGGCCCCGGAATTGGGAGAGACAATGATCCGCCCTGCGCGCGAATCGGACTTGCAGCAGATAAGGTTTCTGGCACAGACCTCGTTCCGTGCCTATTTGGCCCGCGAGGACGCGAAGATCAAGCAGCCGGACATGGATCCGCGGCAACTGCAACAGGAAGGGCGTCTGTTCGTCTACATGATTGACGCGGCGCTGGGCGGCTACATTGCCTTTCATCAGGATGGCATGGACATGCATGTGGAGCATCTGGCGGTAACACCGCGCTTCCGTAGCCGGGGTATCGGACGGGCTTTGCTGAATTACGTCGATACCCTGGGCCTTCTGCGCAAGTGTTTGCGGGTCGTGTTACACCCCAATGTCGTCCTGTTCCAGAACATCGCATTCTATCGCAGCCGCGGTTATACGGAAATCGACCGGCGGTTGGTGGAAGGGCACGAATACGTCTATCTTGAAAGATACCTCAGATAGGCCATTCCCGGTCTTGACGGTGCCGGACGGCGTAAGTATGCAAGCGGCTCAGTGGGCGACGGGCTGCAAGGTGCGGCAGCGGACTGTAACTCCGCCGAGGTGACTCATGCCTGGTTCGATTCCAGGGTCGCCCACCAACTTTTCCAGAAATGTGCGCGCGGTTTCAGATGTCGAAACTGGCCGTGGCGGTTGAGACCAGCGCGCCGTTGGCGCTTCGGGCTTCCAATTGGCCAGCGTCGGTGAAGAGGTGCAGTGTCTCGTCTGCGATGGCCGGACTGGCACCACGATAGGTGAGATGGCGCAGAGATCTGCCAGCTTGCGCCTCCGCGAGGTTGGCCAGCAGGGTAGCGACCAGAGGGCCATGGACGACAAGACCTGGGTACCCCTCCACCGTCCGCGCATATGGCTCATCGTAATGGATGCGATGGCCGTTAAAGGTAAGTGCGGAGTAGCGAAAGAGCAGCGTTGCGTCGGGTGTAAGACTGACAGTTGGCGTGCCCATGCCCTCCGCCTGCGGGCGATGCAAGGGCGCAGGTGTGCGGTAGACGAGCGTTTGCACTTCCGAGACAAGCATTGTGTTACCTGCGGAAAATTCATGTGCGACTTCGACAAAGACGAGCGGGCCGGTGCGGCCCTGCTTTTCGCGGATCGCTGCGATGCGCGAGGTGCGCGTGATCGCGGTGCCGAGCGGCAGGGGCGCGTGAAAGGTGATCTCGCCGCCCGCCCACATGCGCCGGGGTAGCGGGATCGGCGGCAGGAAGCCGCCCTTGGCGGGGTGGCCGTCCTGCCCCAGCGCCGAGGCCGGCAGAGCGGGTGCGGCGAGGCACCAGTGCAGGCAGA of the Algicella marina genome contains:
- a CDS encoding GNAT family N-acetyltransferase — protein: MIRPARESDLQQIRFLAQTSFRAYLAREDAKIKQPDMDPRQLQQEGRLFVYMIDAALGGYIAFHQDGMDMHVEHLAVTPRFRSRGIGRALLNYVDTLGLLRKCLRVVLHPNVVLFQNIAFYRSRGYTEIDRRLVEGHEYVYLERYLR
- the rlmB gene encoding 23S rRNA (guanosine(2251)-2'-O)-methyltransferase RlmB, which encodes MAPRQSKKPKWIVERERAKRQGDDTLWLFGIHSVRDALLNPARNRHRLIVTKNAADRLGEAITASGMEPEIADARKFSAPIDPQSVHQGAALEVDPLDWGSVSEQCAPRGGAPLVLLLDRVSDPHNVGAVLRSAEVFGARAVIAPHRHSAPETGALAKTASGALERQPYLRIPNLASAMTSLREMGYTLIGLDGDGDEEIGPACVAAADRPLALILGSEGPGLRALTRETCDTIARIPAAGVFGSLNVSNAAAIALYAAKTSRG
- a CDS encoding FAS1-like dehydratase domain-containing protein, translated to MAGWQDWVGREEVAEDVLTPETLRRFTATLEGVVPLPAHPLCLHWCLAAPALPASALGQDGHPAKGGFLPPIPLPRRMWAGGEITFHAPLPLGTAITRTSRIAAIREKQGRTGPLVFVEVAHEFSAGNTMLVSEVQTLVYRTPAPLHRPQAEGMGTPTVSLTPDATLLFRYSALTFNGHRIHYDEPYARTVEGYPGLVVHGPLVATLLANLAEAQAGRSLRHLTYRGASPAIADETLHLFTDAGQLEARSANGALVSTATASFDI